In the Anastrepha obliqua isolate idAnaObli1 chromosome 1, idAnaObli1_1.0, whole genome shotgun sequence genome, one interval contains:
- the LOC129248810 gene encoding uncharacterized protein LOC129248810 — protein MDFDDTMDLVIIILLLNEARKYLDIISNGHRPHTRKVNESRRPTRRRITRNPQDCEGGDTLFAQYFDKICQSDPEGFRSSVHMSQAAFELLFNLVELDLFKCSMRQGITPKCRLFITLLYLANGNSKKMLPSAFELGLPFVRRIVSETCEVLWNSLSDTYLPMKQSADWVELSRQFESKLELPNCVGAIDTRTIELSSPNKKGRYSVAILATCDANYTFTGIDAVVFRRKDYDYTWGLDFADNLFEGGLNLPEDKILPNSEIEFPYYFVGDNVCPLKPHIMRLYPGKPLSQRREIFNSRLDRARQVIDNAFGILAARWRILANPLNLSPRNMQQVLKATLLLHNFARTHDSTYCPPGYVDRYEGDTLFPGDWRDEIIPLEETKRFYSNNATQSAYKLRDSLSEYFENN, from the exons atggatTTCGACGATACTATGgacttagtaataataattctgCTACTAAATGAAGCTCGCAAATATCTCGATATTATATCAAATGGGCATAGGCCTCATACCCGCAAAGTGAACGAAAGTCGTAGACCAACAAGGAGGAGGATTACTAGAAATCCACAAGATTGTGAAGGGGGAGATACTTTGTTCGCCCagtattttgataaaatatgccAGAGTGATCCAGAAGGGTTCAGATCTTCCGTACATATGTCTCAAGCCGCCTTTGAGTTACTTTTTAATTTGGTGGAACTGGATTTATTTAAGTGCTCCATGCGTCAGGGTATTACACCAAAATGTAGACTATTTATAACACTTTT GTATTTAGCAAATGGGAACTCCAAAAAAATGCTGCCATCAGCTTTCGAGTTGGGCTTGCCTTTTGTGCGTCGTATTGTGAGCGAAACCTGTGAGGTGCTTTGGAACTCGCTATCTGACACATATCTGCCAATGAAACAGTCCGCGGATTGGGTAGAGCTATCGCGCCAGTTTGAATCAAAATTGGAATTGCCTAACTGTGTTGGAGCTATAGACACAAGAACAATTGAATTAAGTAGTCCAAACAAAAAAGGAAGATATTCTGTGGCCATACTTGCAACTTGTGATGCCAACTATACCTTTACAGGCATAGATGCGGTTGTTTTTCGTCGCAAGGATTATGATTATACCTGGGGTTTAGATTTCGCAGATAATCTTTTTGAGGGTGGACTAAATTTACCTGAAGATAAAATCCTTCCTAATAGTGAAATCGAATTTCCATATTATTTTGTTGGCGATAACGTGTGTCCACTAAAACCTCATATAATGAGGCTTTATCCAg GAAAGCCTCTCTCACAAAGacgtgaaatttttaattcgcGATTGGATCGGGCACGTCAAGTGATTGATAATGCATTTGGTATTTTGGCAGCTCGTTGGAGAATTTTAGCAAATCCATTGAATTTGTCGCCTCGTAATATGCAACAGGTTTTGAAAGCCACCTTACTGCTTCACAACTTTGCTCGGACCCATGATAGCACTTATTGTCCTCCCGGATATGTGGACCGCTATGAAGGTGATACTCTCTTTCCTGGGGATTGGCGTGACGAGATTATTCCTCTAGAGGAAACAAAGAGGTTTTACTCAAACAACGCTACACAAAGCGCTTATAAATTGCGCGACAGTTTAAGTGaatactttgaaaataattaa
- the LOC129235358 gene encoding antennal-specific protein OS-C codes for MLHSGRSLVLLGLILSLMAFLITAEADNAAPPSEEDDNSSSEETVEDSNESRPKRSLEATSGENTNKGGDGKLAGKAGIPGLPDPTTILKIVEILQTLGEKVVPILVEAIG; via the exons ATGTTACACTCCGGACGCAGTCTCGTGTTGCTTGGTTTGATTTTGTCCTTAATGGCGTTTTTAATAACAGCCGAA gccGACAATGCAGCACCGCCATCAGAGGAAGATGACAATTCATCCTCAGAGGAAACCGTTGAAGATTCCAACGAGTCTCGTCCCAAACGATCATTGGAGGCAACAAGTGGGGAAAATACAAATAAAGGCGGTGATGGAAAGTTAGCGGGAAAAGCTGGTATACCAGGCTTACCTGATCCAACAACAATTCTCAAAATAGTGGAGATTCTTCAAACCTTGGGTGAGAAAGTCGTGCCGATACTTGTCGAAG cGATTGGATAG